The proteins below are encoded in one region of Apium graveolens cultivar Ventura chromosome 4, ASM990537v1, whole genome shotgun sequence:
- the LOC141720330 gene encoding uncharacterized protein LOC141720330 isoform X1, giving the protein MRIRKNTVRVPSESATQLCQLNQSPWDVPTTFSASATVAPPFFQVQENESLLQNKALESIYINVGSKFWAGGDKNVCVDYEEQDKESINISYCSKTDENGNWICGLEAKQGFHLQIYIRPVTKKTTSNVKQPKKSKPESNPYKSLYYYDGFGATWGKRKIARELSKKSEDVTAMHLLPDSEIFEDIEEDDMVGIEVEDGDENGKKGVRKRIKARSLKSLM; this is encoded by the exons ATGAGAATCAGAAAAAACACCGTCCGAGTTCCATCCGAGTCAGCAACTCAGCTGTGTCAGCTCAACCAATCTCCATGGGACGTCCCCACTACCTTCTCCGCTTCAGCTACAGTAGCACCTCCATTTTTTCAG GTTCAAGAAAATGAGAGCTTGTTGCAAAATAAGGCTTTAGAGAG CATTTACATTAATGTGGGCAGTAAGTTTTGGGCTGGCGGGGATAAAAATGTATGTGTGGACTACGAGGAACAAGACAAAGAGTCCATCAATATTAGTTATTGTTCGAAAACTGATGAAAATGGAAACTGGATTTGTGGGCTAGAAGCTAAACAAGGATTTCACCTCCAAATCTACATTCGTCCAGTTACCAAGAAAACTACTAGCAATGTTAAGCAGCCCAAAAAATCCAAACCCGAATCCAACCCGTACAAATCTTTGTACTATTATGACGGGTTTGGTGCGACGTGGGGAAAGAGGAAAATTGCTCGAGAATTGAGCAAGAAAAGTGAAGATGTCACCGCAATGCATCTTCTTCCGGACTCCGAAATCTTCGAGGACATAGAAGAGGATGATATGGTGGGGATTGAGGTTGAGGATGGTGATGAGAATGGGAAAAAGGGAGTTCGAAAGCGAATAAAAGCAAGGTCACTCAAATCATTgatgtaa
- the LOC141720330 gene encoding uncharacterized protein LOC141720330 isoform X2, with the protein MRIRKNTVRVPSESATQLCQLNQSPWDVPTTFSASATVAPPFFQVQENESLLQNKALESKFWAGGDKNVCVDYEEQDKESINISYCSKTDENGNWICGLEAKQGFHLQIYIRPVTKKTTSNVKQPKKSKPESNPYKSLYYYDGFGATWGKRKIARELSKKSEDVTAMHLLPDSEIFEDIEEDDMVGIEVEDGDENGKKGVRKRIKARSLKSLM; encoded by the exons ATGAGAATCAGAAAAAACACCGTCCGAGTTCCATCCGAGTCAGCAACTCAGCTGTGTCAGCTCAACCAATCTCCATGGGACGTCCCCACTACCTTCTCCGCTTCAGCTACAGTAGCACCTCCATTTTTTCAG GTTCAAGAAAATGAGAGCTTGTTGCAAAATAAGGCTTTAGAGAG TAAGTTTTGGGCTGGCGGGGATAAAAATGTATGTGTGGACTACGAGGAACAAGACAAAGAGTCCATCAATATTAGTTATTGTTCGAAAACTGATGAAAATGGAAACTGGATTTGTGGGCTAGAAGCTAAACAAGGATTTCACCTCCAAATCTACATTCGTCCAGTTACCAAGAAAACTACTAGCAATGTTAAGCAGCCCAAAAAATCCAAACCCGAATCCAACCCGTACAAATCTTTGTACTATTATGACGGGTTTGGTGCGACGTGGGGAAAGAGGAAAATTGCTCGAGAATTGAGCAAGAAAAGTGAAGATGTCACCGCAATGCATCTTCTTCCGGACTCCGAAATCTTCGAGGACATAGAAGAGGATGATATGGTGGGGATTGAGGTTGAGGATGGTGATGAGAATGGGAAAAAGGGAGTTCGAAAGCGAATAAAAGCAAGGTCACTCAAATCATTgatgtaa